The Aphis gossypii isolate Hap1 chromosome 3, ASM2018417v2, whole genome shotgun sequence genome includes a region encoding these proteins:
- the LOC114123431 gene encoding DNA-binding protein RFX2-like isoform X2: protein MATSVRSGIKLEGSAGTGSQISTITVVTAGGVGQTLVVQPVQQTSVVRTSIDQNVNSNRQLENAILCGTSPVHDDGSDKSMDDDEHLDHKDRISSTVTVDNGHYIVAASGTQGRSYTSLTPVPTLVPEAESVGSDDVGHSTYVQYVEGTGEQAIFTNGQMAYPVYTVGESGTMYQTGQTHYYTPSTNSYSQVTNTLGQPTCQAQIIGNGTYIIQQNVDNDHTIIATAQRDSPNSAISSDVSYLTVNATESGTTNTNIDQLNGVESDGGMQNSGLMHANRISPATVNWLMENYEMAEGVSLPRSTLYNHYLTHCSETKIDPVNAASFGKLIRSVFMGLRTRRLGTRGNSKYHYYGIRIKASSLLNDFSSEESLPGRTNQSSSSKKIKFIKTEERNCNQYTTNSSDSANCSQNSIPSSPQAQNQEYLGDGANAVPEFPDIILDEIQLDDNCTLEDVDTFKNLYREHYEAFLGAILNLEFGTVESLWREFWRSQDNNNDECEEEKYLSKEKLYSLSKCKTLQLFVKTVDFLFYQNLVKVLIPDVLRPVPGTLTQAIRNFSKGLESWLISAMQGCPEEMISIKVTAVSAFAQTLRRYTSLNHLAQAARAVLQNYTQINQMLADLNRVDFRNVQEQASWVCQCDSTLVQQLETDFKNTLQQQNSLEEWATWLKSVVDNCLKQYRDTPNFTKEARQFLLKWSFYSSMVIRDLTLRSAASFGSFHLIRLLYDEYMFYLIEHEVALVTGETPIAVMGSGDKTIPTVLIDYDSTEYTSNCNGKRMKMN, encoded by the exons ATGGCGACTTCTGTAAGGAGTGGTATCAAATTAGAAGGGTCAGCAGGTACTGGTTCCCAAATTAGTACTATAACTGTTGTAACGGCTGGTGGTGTTGGTCAAACTCTTGTTGTACAACCAGTACAACAAACTTCCGTAGTGCGTACATCCATTGATCag aatgTCAATAGTAATAGACAACTTGAAAATGCTATACTATGTGGAACTAGTCCAGTTCATGATGATGGATCTGATAAATCAATGGATGATGATGAACACCTAGATCATAAAGATAGGATTTCTTCTACAGTTACTGTTGATAATGGCCATTATATTGTGGCAGCATCAG GGACTCAAGGACGATCTTATACTTCCCTTACACCAGTACCAACGTTGG TTCCTGAAGCAGAGTCTGTTGGTTCTGATGATGTTGGCCATTCTACTTATGTACAGTATGTTGAAGGAACTGGTGAACAAGCAATTTTCACAAATGGacaaat ggcATACCCAGTTTATACTGTGGGTGAGAGTGGAACAATGTATCAGACTGGTCAAACCCATTATTATACTCCAAGCACAAATTCATATTctcaa GTTACAAACACCTTAGGTCAACCAACATGTCAGGCacaaattataggtaatgggacctatattatacaacagaaTGTTGACAATGATCATACTATTATTGCTACCGCTCAAAGAGACAGCCCGAATTCTGCTATATCTTCG gatgTGTCATATCTTACAGTGAACGCTACTGAGTCTGGCACAACAAACACAAATATAGATCAACTAAATGGTGTCGAATCAGATGGAGGAATGCAAAACTCTGGTCTTATGCATGCAAACAGAATTTCTCCTGCAACT GTCAACTGGCTGATGGAAAATTATGAAATGGCTGAAGGAGTGTCATTACCTCGATcaacattatataatcattatttaacacATTGCTCGGAAACTAAAATTGATCCTGTAAATGCAGCTTCATTTGGTAAACTTATTCGATCTGTGTTTATGGGATTACGTACAAGACGTCTAGGAACTCG aggaAATTCcaagtatcattattatggtattagAATTAAAGCtagttcattattaaatgacttTTCCTCAGAAGAAAGTTTACCAGGACGAACAAATCAAAGTAGTAgttcgaaaaaaattaagttcatTAAAACTGAAGAACGAAACTGCAATCAATACACTACTAACAGTTCAGATTCTGCTAATTGTTCACAAAACAGTATTCCATCTTCTCCTCAAGCACAAAACCAAGAATATTTAGGTGATGGTGCTAATGCTGTACCAGAATTTcctgatattatattggatgAAATACAATTGGATGATAATTGTACTTTAGAAGATGTAGATACATTCAAAAATTTGTACCGTGAACATTATGAA gcGTTTTTAGGTGCTATATTAAACTTAGAATTTGGTACAGTTGAGTCTCTTTGGCGTGAATTTTGGCGTAgtcaagataataataatgatgaatgtgaagaagaaaaatatttgtccaaagaaaaattatattcattatctaAGTGCAAAACATTGCAGCTATTTGTGAAAACTGttgattttctattttatcaaaacttgGTAAAAGTGTTAATTCCAGATGTTCTTCGGCCTGTTCctg gaaCATTAACACAAGCCATTAGAAATTTTTCCAAAGGCTTAGAGTCATGGCTTATATCTGCAATGCAGGGGTGTCCAGAAGAAATGATctcaattaaa gtgaCTGCTGTTAGCGCCTTTGCACAAACTTTACGCAGATACACTTCGCTTAATCATCTTGCCCAAGCTGCGAGAGCTGTGCTTCAAAATTATAcccaaataaatcaaatgcTTGCTGATTTGAATCGTGTGGACTTCCGTAATGTCCAAGAACAA gcTTCTTGGGTATGCCAATGCGACTCAACATTAGTTCAACAATTGGAAacggattttaaaaatactttacaaCAACAAAATTCCTTAGAAGAATGGGCAACATGGTTAAAAAGTGTTGTTGATAATTGTTTGAAACAATATCGTGATACACCTAATTTCACAAAAGAAGCTAgacagtttttattaaaatggtcattttatag TTCAATGGTAATACGCGATTTAACTTTACGTTCAGCTGCTAGTTTTGGTTCGTTTCACCTAATACGCCTGCTCTATGATGAgtacatgttttatttaattgaacatGAAGTGGCTCTAGTCACAGGAGAAACACCAATTGCAGTAATGGGTTCAGGAGAT aaaactatACCTACAGTTCTGATTGATTATGATTCCACTGAGTATACCAGTAACTGCAATGGAAAACGCATGAAAATGAACTAG
- the LOC114123431 gene encoding DNA-binding protein RFX2-like isoform X4 gives MATSVRSGIKLEGSAGTGSQISTITVVTAGGVGQTLVVQPVQQTSVVRTSIDQNVNSNRQLENAILCGTSPVHDDGSDKSMDDDEHLDHKDRISSTVTVDNGHYIVAASEGTQGRSYTSLTPVPTLVPEAESVGSDDVGHSTYVQYVEGTGEQAIFTNGQMAYPVYTVGESGTMYQTGQTHYYTPSTNSYSQDVSYLTVNATESGTTNTNIDQLNGVESDGGMQNSGLMHANRISPATVNWLMENYEMAEGVSLPRSTLYNHYLTHCSETKIDPVNAASFGKLIRSVFMGLRTRRLGTRGNSKYHYYGIRIKASSLLNDFSSEESLPGRTNQSSSSKKIKFIKTEERNCNQYTTNSSDSANCSQNSIPSSPQAQNQEYLGDGANAVPEFPDIILDEIQLDDNCTLEDVDTFKNLYREHYEAFLGAILNLEFGTVESLWREFWRSQDNNNDECEEEKYLSKEKLYSLSKCKTLQLFVKTVDFLFYQNLVKVLIPDVLRPVPGTLTQAIRNFSKGLESWLISAMQGCPEEMISIKVTAVSAFAQTLRRYTSLNHLAQAARAVLQNYTQINQMLADLNRVDFRNVQEQASWVCQCDSTLVQQLETDFKNTLQQQNSLEEWATWLKSVVDNCLKQYRDTPNFTKEARQFLLKWSFYSSMVIRDLTLRSAASFGSFHLIRLLYDEYMFYLIEHEVALVTGETPIAVMGSGDKTIPTVLIDYDSTEYTSNCNGKRMKMN, from the exons ATGGCGACTTCTGTAAGGAGTGGTATCAAATTAGAAGGGTCAGCAGGTACTGGTTCCCAAATTAGTACTATAACTGTTGTAACGGCTGGTGGTGTTGGTCAAACTCTTGTTGTACAACCAGTACAACAAACTTCCGTAGTGCGTACATCCATTGATCag aatgTCAATAGTAATAGACAACTTGAAAATGCTATACTATGTGGAACTAGTCCAGTTCATGATGATGGATCTGATAAATCAATGGATGATGATGAACACCTAGATCATAAAGATAGGATTTCTTCTACAGTTACTGTTGATAATGGCCATTATATTGTGGCAGCATCAG AAGGGACTCAAGGACGATCTTATACTTCCCTTACACCAGTACCAACGTTGG TTCCTGAAGCAGAGTCTGTTGGTTCTGATGATGTTGGCCATTCTACTTATGTACAGTATGTTGAAGGAACTGGTGAACAAGCAATTTTCACAAATGGacaaat ggcATACCCAGTTTATACTGTGGGTGAGAGTGGAACAATGTATCAGACTGGTCAAACCCATTATTATACTCCAAGCACAAATTCATATTctcaa gatgTGTCATATCTTACAGTGAACGCTACTGAGTCTGGCACAACAAACACAAATATAGATCAACTAAATGGTGTCGAATCAGATGGAGGAATGCAAAACTCTGGTCTTATGCATGCAAACAGAATTTCTCCTGCAACT GTCAACTGGCTGATGGAAAATTATGAAATGGCTGAAGGAGTGTCATTACCTCGATcaacattatataatcattatttaacacATTGCTCGGAAACTAAAATTGATCCTGTAAATGCAGCTTCATTTGGTAAACTTATTCGATCTGTGTTTATGGGATTACGTACAAGACGTCTAGGAACTCG aggaAATTCcaagtatcattattatggtattagAATTAAAGCtagttcattattaaatgacttTTCCTCAGAAGAAAGTTTACCAGGACGAACAAATCAAAGTAGTAgttcgaaaaaaattaagttcatTAAAACTGAAGAACGAAACTGCAATCAATACACTACTAACAGTTCAGATTCTGCTAATTGTTCACAAAACAGTATTCCATCTTCTCCTCAAGCACAAAACCAAGAATATTTAGGTGATGGTGCTAATGCTGTACCAGAATTTcctgatattatattggatgAAATACAATTGGATGATAATTGTACTTTAGAAGATGTAGATACATTCAAAAATTTGTACCGTGAACATTATGAA gcGTTTTTAGGTGCTATATTAAACTTAGAATTTGGTACAGTTGAGTCTCTTTGGCGTGAATTTTGGCGTAgtcaagataataataatgatgaatgtgaagaagaaaaatatttgtccaaagaaaaattatattcattatctaAGTGCAAAACATTGCAGCTATTTGTGAAAACTGttgattttctattttatcaaaacttgGTAAAAGTGTTAATTCCAGATGTTCTTCGGCCTGTTCctg gaaCATTAACACAAGCCATTAGAAATTTTTCCAAAGGCTTAGAGTCATGGCTTATATCTGCAATGCAGGGGTGTCCAGAAGAAATGATctcaattaaa gtgaCTGCTGTTAGCGCCTTTGCACAAACTTTACGCAGATACACTTCGCTTAATCATCTTGCCCAAGCTGCGAGAGCTGTGCTTCAAAATTATAcccaaataaatcaaatgcTTGCTGATTTGAATCGTGTGGACTTCCGTAATGTCCAAGAACAA gcTTCTTGGGTATGCCAATGCGACTCAACATTAGTTCAACAATTGGAAacggattttaaaaatactttacaaCAACAAAATTCCTTAGAAGAATGGGCAACATGGTTAAAAAGTGTTGTTGATAATTGTTTGAAACAATATCGTGATACACCTAATTTCACAAAAGAAGCTAgacagtttttattaaaatggtcattttatag TTCAATGGTAATACGCGATTTAACTTTACGTTCAGCTGCTAGTTTTGGTTCGTTTCACCTAATACGCCTGCTCTATGATGAgtacatgttttatttaattgaacatGAAGTGGCTCTAGTCACAGGAGAAACACCAATTGCAGTAATGGGTTCAGGAGAT aaaactatACCTACAGTTCTGATTGATTATGATTCCACTGAGTATACCAGTAACTGCAATGGAAAACGCATGAAAATGAACTAG
- the LOC114123431 gene encoding DNA-binding protein RFX2-like isoform X5 encodes MATSVRSGIKLEGSAGTGSQISTITVVTAGGVGQTLVVQPVQQTSVVRTSIDQNVNSNRQLENAILCGTSPVHDDGSDKSMDDDEHLDHKDRISSTVTVDNGHYIVAASVPEAESVGSDDVGHSTYVQYVEGTGEQAIFTNGQMAYPVYTVGESGTMYQTGQTHYYTPSTNSYSQDVSYLTVNATESGTTNTNIDQLNGVESDGGMQNSGLMHANRISPATVNWLMENYEMAEGVSLPRSTLYNHYLTHCSETKIDPVNAASFGKLIRSVFMGLRTRRLGTRGNSKYHYYGIRIKASSLLNDFSSEESLPGRTNQSSSSKKIKFIKTEERNCNQYTTNSSDSANCSQNSIPSSPQAQNQEYLGDGANAVPEFPDIILDEIQLDDNCTLEDVDTFKNLYREHYEAFLGAILNLEFGTVESLWREFWRSQDNNNDECEEEKYLSKEKLYSLSKCKTLQLFVKTVDFLFYQNLVKVLIPDVLRPVPGTLTQAIRNFSKGLESWLISAMQGCPEEMISIKVTAVSAFAQTLRRYTSLNHLAQAARAVLQNYTQINQMLADLNRVDFRNVQEQASWVCQCDSTLVQQLETDFKNTLQQQNSLEEWATWLKSVVDNCLKQYRDTPNFTKEARQFLLKWSFYSSMVIRDLTLRSAASFGSFHLIRLLYDEYMFYLIEHEVALVTGETPIAVMGSGDKTIPTVLIDYDSTEYTSNCNGKRMKMN; translated from the exons ATGGCGACTTCTGTAAGGAGTGGTATCAAATTAGAAGGGTCAGCAGGTACTGGTTCCCAAATTAGTACTATAACTGTTGTAACGGCTGGTGGTGTTGGTCAAACTCTTGTTGTACAACCAGTACAACAAACTTCCGTAGTGCGTACATCCATTGATCag aatgTCAATAGTAATAGACAACTTGAAAATGCTATACTATGTGGAACTAGTCCAGTTCATGATGATGGATCTGATAAATCAATGGATGATGATGAACACCTAGATCATAAAGATAGGATTTCTTCTACAGTTACTGTTGATAATGGCCATTATATTGTGGCAGCATCAG TTCCTGAAGCAGAGTCTGTTGGTTCTGATGATGTTGGCCATTCTACTTATGTACAGTATGTTGAAGGAACTGGTGAACAAGCAATTTTCACAAATGGacaaat ggcATACCCAGTTTATACTGTGGGTGAGAGTGGAACAATGTATCAGACTGGTCAAACCCATTATTATACTCCAAGCACAAATTCATATTctcaa gatgTGTCATATCTTACAGTGAACGCTACTGAGTCTGGCACAACAAACACAAATATAGATCAACTAAATGGTGTCGAATCAGATGGAGGAATGCAAAACTCTGGTCTTATGCATGCAAACAGAATTTCTCCTGCAACT GTCAACTGGCTGATGGAAAATTATGAAATGGCTGAAGGAGTGTCATTACCTCGATcaacattatataatcattatttaacacATTGCTCGGAAACTAAAATTGATCCTGTAAATGCAGCTTCATTTGGTAAACTTATTCGATCTGTGTTTATGGGATTACGTACAAGACGTCTAGGAACTCG aggaAATTCcaagtatcattattatggtattagAATTAAAGCtagttcattattaaatgacttTTCCTCAGAAGAAAGTTTACCAGGACGAACAAATCAAAGTAGTAgttcgaaaaaaattaagttcatTAAAACTGAAGAACGAAACTGCAATCAATACACTACTAACAGTTCAGATTCTGCTAATTGTTCACAAAACAGTATTCCATCTTCTCCTCAAGCACAAAACCAAGAATATTTAGGTGATGGTGCTAATGCTGTACCAGAATTTcctgatattatattggatgAAATACAATTGGATGATAATTGTACTTTAGAAGATGTAGATACATTCAAAAATTTGTACCGTGAACATTATGAA gcGTTTTTAGGTGCTATATTAAACTTAGAATTTGGTACAGTTGAGTCTCTTTGGCGTGAATTTTGGCGTAgtcaagataataataatgatgaatgtgaagaagaaaaatatttgtccaaagaaaaattatattcattatctaAGTGCAAAACATTGCAGCTATTTGTGAAAACTGttgattttctattttatcaaaacttgGTAAAAGTGTTAATTCCAGATGTTCTTCGGCCTGTTCctg gaaCATTAACACAAGCCATTAGAAATTTTTCCAAAGGCTTAGAGTCATGGCTTATATCTGCAATGCAGGGGTGTCCAGAAGAAATGATctcaattaaa gtgaCTGCTGTTAGCGCCTTTGCACAAACTTTACGCAGATACACTTCGCTTAATCATCTTGCCCAAGCTGCGAGAGCTGTGCTTCAAAATTATAcccaaataaatcaaatgcTTGCTGATTTGAATCGTGTGGACTTCCGTAATGTCCAAGAACAA gcTTCTTGGGTATGCCAATGCGACTCAACATTAGTTCAACAATTGGAAacggattttaaaaatactttacaaCAACAAAATTCCTTAGAAGAATGGGCAACATGGTTAAAAAGTGTTGTTGATAATTGTTTGAAACAATATCGTGATACACCTAATTTCACAAAAGAAGCTAgacagtttttattaaaatggtcattttatag TTCAATGGTAATACGCGATTTAACTTTACGTTCAGCTGCTAGTTTTGGTTCGTTTCACCTAATACGCCTGCTCTATGATGAgtacatgttttatttaattgaacatGAAGTGGCTCTAGTCACAGGAGAAACACCAATTGCAGTAATGGGTTCAGGAGAT aaaactatACCTACAGTTCTGATTGATTATGATTCCACTGAGTATACCAGTAACTGCAATGGAAAACGCATGAAAATGAACTAG
- the LOC114123431 gene encoding DNA-binding protein RFX2-like isoform X1: protein MATSVRSGIKLEGSAGTGSQISTITVVTAGGVGQTLVVQPVQQTSVVRTSIDQNVNSNRQLENAILCGTSPVHDDGSDKSMDDDEHLDHKDRISSTVTVDNGHYIVAASEGTQGRSYTSLTPVPTLVPEAESVGSDDVGHSTYVQYVEGTGEQAIFTNGQMAYPVYTVGESGTMYQTGQTHYYTPSTNSYSQVTNTLGQPTCQAQIIGNGTYIIQQNVDNDHTIIATAQRDSPNSAISSDVSYLTVNATESGTTNTNIDQLNGVESDGGMQNSGLMHANRISPATVNWLMENYEMAEGVSLPRSTLYNHYLTHCSETKIDPVNAASFGKLIRSVFMGLRTRRLGTRGNSKYHYYGIRIKASSLLNDFSSEESLPGRTNQSSSSKKIKFIKTEERNCNQYTTNSSDSANCSQNSIPSSPQAQNQEYLGDGANAVPEFPDIILDEIQLDDNCTLEDVDTFKNLYREHYEAFLGAILNLEFGTVESLWREFWRSQDNNNDECEEEKYLSKEKLYSLSKCKTLQLFVKTVDFLFYQNLVKVLIPDVLRPVPGTLTQAIRNFSKGLESWLISAMQGCPEEMISIKVTAVSAFAQTLRRYTSLNHLAQAARAVLQNYTQINQMLADLNRVDFRNVQEQASWVCQCDSTLVQQLETDFKNTLQQQNSLEEWATWLKSVVDNCLKQYRDTPNFTKEARQFLLKWSFYSSMVIRDLTLRSAASFGSFHLIRLLYDEYMFYLIEHEVALVTGETPIAVMGSGDKTIPTVLIDYDSTEYTSNCNGKRMKMN, encoded by the exons ATGGCGACTTCTGTAAGGAGTGGTATCAAATTAGAAGGGTCAGCAGGTACTGGTTCCCAAATTAGTACTATAACTGTTGTAACGGCTGGTGGTGTTGGTCAAACTCTTGTTGTACAACCAGTACAACAAACTTCCGTAGTGCGTACATCCATTGATCag aatgTCAATAGTAATAGACAACTTGAAAATGCTATACTATGTGGAACTAGTCCAGTTCATGATGATGGATCTGATAAATCAATGGATGATGATGAACACCTAGATCATAAAGATAGGATTTCTTCTACAGTTACTGTTGATAATGGCCATTATATTGTGGCAGCATCAG AAGGGACTCAAGGACGATCTTATACTTCCCTTACACCAGTACCAACGTTGG TTCCTGAAGCAGAGTCTGTTGGTTCTGATGATGTTGGCCATTCTACTTATGTACAGTATGTTGAAGGAACTGGTGAACAAGCAATTTTCACAAATGGacaaat ggcATACCCAGTTTATACTGTGGGTGAGAGTGGAACAATGTATCAGACTGGTCAAACCCATTATTATACTCCAAGCACAAATTCATATTctcaa GTTACAAACACCTTAGGTCAACCAACATGTCAGGCacaaattataggtaatgggacctatattatacaacagaaTGTTGACAATGATCATACTATTATTGCTACCGCTCAAAGAGACAGCCCGAATTCTGCTATATCTTCG gatgTGTCATATCTTACAGTGAACGCTACTGAGTCTGGCACAACAAACACAAATATAGATCAACTAAATGGTGTCGAATCAGATGGAGGAATGCAAAACTCTGGTCTTATGCATGCAAACAGAATTTCTCCTGCAACT GTCAACTGGCTGATGGAAAATTATGAAATGGCTGAAGGAGTGTCATTACCTCGATcaacattatataatcattatttaacacATTGCTCGGAAACTAAAATTGATCCTGTAAATGCAGCTTCATTTGGTAAACTTATTCGATCTGTGTTTATGGGATTACGTACAAGACGTCTAGGAACTCG aggaAATTCcaagtatcattattatggtattagAATTAAAGCtagttcattattaaatgacttTTCCTCAGAAGAAAGTTTACCAGGACGAACAAATCAAAGTAGTAgttcgaaaaaaattaagttcatTAAAACTGAAGAACGAAACTGCAATCAATACACTACTAACAGTTCAGATTCTGCTAATTGTTCACAAAACAGTATTCCATCTTCTCCTCAAGCACAAAACCAAGAATATTTAGGTGATGGTGCTAATGCTGTACCAGAATTTcctgatattatattggatgAAATACAATTGGATGATAATTGTACTTTAGAAGATGTAGATACATTCAAAAATTTGTACCGTGAACATTATGAA gcGTTTTTAGGTGCTATATTAAACTTAGAATTTGGTACAGTTGAGTCTCTTTGGCGTGAATTTTGGCGTAgtcaagataataataatgatgaatgtgaagaagaaaaatatttgtccaaagaaaaattatattcattatctaAGTGCAAAACATTGCAGCTATTTGTGAAAACTGttgattttctattttatcaaaacttgGTAAAAGTGTTAATTCCAGATGTTCTTCGGCCTGTTCctg gaaCATTAACACAAGCCATTAGAAATTTTTCCAAAGGCTTAGAGTCATGGCTTATATCTGCAATGCAGGGGTGTCCAGAAGAAATGATctcaattaaa gtgaCTGCTGTTAGCGCCTTTGCACAAACTTTACGCAGATACACTTCGCTTAATCATCTTGCCCAAGCTGCGAGAGCTGTGCTTCAAAATTATAcccaaataaatcaaatgcTTGCTGATTTGAATCGTGTGGACTTCCGTAATGTCCAAGAACAA gcTTCTTGGGTATGCCAATGCGACTCAACATTAGTTCAACAATTGGAAacggattttaaaaatactttacaaCAACAAAATTCCTTAGAAGAATGGGCAACATGGTTAAAAAGTGTTGTTGATAATTGTTTGAAACAATATCGTGATACACCTAATTTCACAAAAGAAGCTAgacagtttttattaaaatggtcattttatag TTCAATGGTAATACGCGATTTAACTTTACGTTCAGCTGCTAGTTTTGGTTCGTTTCACCTAATACGCCTGCTCTATGATGAgtacatgttttatttaattgaacatGAAGTGGCTCTAGTCACAGGAGAAACACCAATTGCAGTAATGGGTTCAGGAGAT aaaactatACCTACAGTTCTGATTGATTATGATTCCACTGAGTATACCAGTAACTGCAATGGAAAACGCATGAAAATGAACTAG